A genomic window from Shewanella vesiculosa includes:
- the murF gene encoding UDP-N-acetylmuramoyl-tripeptide--D-alanyl-D-alanine ligase has protein sequence MISVTLSELAQHLNGMLAGQDRLINNVSTDSRNISAQCLFVALKGERFDGHDFVATAINNGAEALLVDHLLVDHPFGADIPQIVVADTQKALGQIGMFVRQAVAPICVALTGSNGKTSVKEMLATILAQHHKVLFTAGNFNNEIGVPLTLMRLSEGDEYGVFELGANHSGEIDYTSSLVHPRVALVNNVGSAHLEGFGSLEGVAQAKSEIFNHLSQDGTAIINADDKFADFMLQRSKDHKQLRFSCDMNVDADVTATNIVADANGCYQFTLTFNGQHVQVHLPLAGMHQVSNALAAASMSIALGLSLTNIAQGFDLLIPVKGRMQPHELGRVLLIDDSYNANPTSVSAAIDWLQQRDGYRCLVLGDLGELGDNAAPLHASIGTQAKNATIESLFCCGQLSANTSEAFSSEHFPAQEALIVALKKQLASTTGHITVLVKGSRSAAMERVVDSLLDAYGRGELV, from the coding sequence ATGATTAGCGTCACTTTGTCGGAATTGGCTCAGCATCTTAATGGCATGTTAGCAGGCCAAGATAGGTTGATTAACAATGTCAGTACTGACAGTCGTAATATTAGCGCGCAATGCTTATTTGTTGCTTTAAAAGGCGAGCGTTTTGATGGCCATGATTTTGTCGCAACAGCCATAAACAATGGTGCAGAAGCGCTTTTGGTTGATCATTTATTAGTGGATCATCCTTTTGGTGCCGATATCCCGCAAATTGTGGTCGCCGATACCCAAAAGGCGCTGGGTCAGATAGGCATGTTTGTTCGTCAAGCTGTGGCACCTATTTGCGTGGCATTGACCGGATCAAACGGTAAAACCAGTGTTAAAGAAATGCTAGCCACTATTTTAGCTCAGCACCATAAAGTGTTATTTACTGCAGGTAATTTTAATAACGAAATTGGCGTGCCATTAACCTTGATGCGTTTAAGTGAAGGCGACGAATACGGGGTATTTGAGCTTGGTGCAAATCATAGTGGTGAGATTGATTACACCTCATCATTAGTCCATCCACGAGTCGCACTGGTGAATAATGTCGGCAGTGCTCACCTTGAAGGATTTGGTTCTCTTGAAGGCGTTGCACAGGCAAAATCGGAGATATTTAATCATCTTTCACAAGATGGCACAGCGATTATTAATGCTGACGATAAGTTTGCCGATTTTATGCTGCAACGCTCCAAAGACCATAAACAATTACGTTTTTCATGTGACATGAATGTTGATGCAGACGTTACCGCGACAAATATAGTGGCCGATGCCAATGGTTGTTATCAATTTACATTGACGTTTAACGGCCAGCATGTGCAGGTACATTTGCCATTGGCTGGAATGCATCAAGTGAGCAATGCTCTTGCCGCGGCATCAATGTCGATTGCGTTGGGATTATCGCTTACTAACATTGCCCAAGGCTTTGATTTACTCATACCCGTAAAAGGGCGCATGCAGCCACATGAACTTGGCCGAGTGTTATTAATTGATGATAGTTATAACGCTAATCCAACATCCGTGAGTGCAGCAATTGATTGGTTGCAACAACGTGATGGATATCGTTGTTTAGTGCTGGGAGATTTAGGCGAATTAGGCGACAATGCCGCCCCTTTGCACGCTAGCATTGGAACGCAGGCTAAAAATGCAACAATCGAGTCGCTGTTTTGTTGTGGTCAGTTGTCGGCCAATACCAGTGAAGCATTCAGTAGTGAGCATTTTCCAGCTCAAGAAGCGTTGATCGTGGCATTAAAAAAACAGTTAGCAAGCACCACAGGTCACATCACAGTTTTAGTTAAGGGTTCCCGCAGCGCCGCCATGGAGCGAGTTGTGGACAGTTTATTAGATGCCTATGGGCGTGGGGAGTTAGTGTAG
- the mraY gene encoding phospho-N-acetylmuramoyl-pentapeptide-transferase: protein MLVYLAEYLTQFYSGFNVFSYVTFRAILGLLTALVFSLWWGPILIKRLQMLQIGQVVRSDGPESHFSKRGTPTMGGIMILAGIFISVLLWGDLSNRYVLVTLFVLATFGAIGFIDDYRKVVKKDTKGLIARWKYALQSIAALVVAVFLYSSSTMGGETQLVVPFFKDIMPQLGMMFIVLAYFTIVGASNAVNLTDGLDGLAIMPTVMVAAAFALIAYLSGHAQFASYLHIPHLPLAGELVIVCTAMVGAGLGFLWFNTYPAQVFMGDVGSLALGAALGVIAILVRQEILLVIMGGVFVMETVSVILQVGSYKLRGQRIFRMAPIHHHYELKGWPEPRVIVRFWIISLFLVLLGLATLKLR from the coding sequence ATGCTGGTTTATCTAGCCGAGTATTTAACCCAGTTTTATTCTGGGTTTAACGTTTTTTCATATGTAACGTTTCGGGCTATTTTAGGCTTGTTAACCGCATTGGTGTTTAGTTTGTGGTGGGGGCCGATACTAATTAAGCGCCTGCAGATGCTGCAAATTGGTCAAGTGGTTCGAAGTGATGGCCCTGAGTCACACTTTAGCAAACGTGGTACGCCGACAATGGGCGGCATAATGATTCTTGCGGGTATTTTTATCAGCGTGCTGTTATGGGGTGATTTATCTAACCGTTACGTGTTAGTTACCTTATTCGTATTAGCCACTTTTGGTGCGATTGGCTTTATTGATGATTACCGTAAAGTGGTAAAAAAAGATACTAAAGGCCTGATTGCTCGTTGGAAATATGCTTTACAGTCTATCGCTGCGTTAGTGGTGGCAGTGTTTTTATATAGCTCCTCGACCATGGGTGGGGAAACCCAATTAGTGGTACCGTTTTTTAAAGATATTATGCCTCAGTTAGGCATGATGTTTATTGTTTTAGCGTACTTCACCATTGTCGGTGCGAGTAATGCGGTGAATTTAACAGATGGCTTAGATGGCCTGGCGATTATGCCAACCGTAATGGTCGCCGCAGCTTTTGCATTAATCGCTTACTTATCTGGTCATGCTCAGTTTGCCAGTTATTTGCATATCCCTCATTTACCTTTAGCGGGTGAGTTAGTGATTGTGTGTACCGCAATGGTAGGCGCAGGTTTAGGTTTTCTGTGGTTTAACACTTATCCAGCGCAAGTGTTTATGGGCGATGTAGGTTCATTAGCTCTGGGCGCAGCTTTAGGTGTGATTGCCATTTTAGTTCGCCAAGAAATTTTGCTGGTGATTATGGGCGGCGTTTTTGTTATGGAAACCGTATCGGTGATCCTGCAGGTGGGCTCATATAAATTACGCGGCCAACGCATTTTTCGTATGGCGCCGATCCATCATCATTATGAGTTAAAAGGGTGGCCAGAGCCTCGGGTGATTGTGCGTTTTTGGATTATCTCGTTGTTTTTAGTGTTACTAGGTCTTGCGACGTTAAAATTACGCTAA
- the murD gene encoding UDP-N-acetylmuramoyl-L-alanine--D-glutamate ligase has translation MQTQYTHIVLGLGATGLSVVRFLATKGIKPLVMDSRRHPPGADTLAQEFADIELLAGGFDCRYLVQASQIIISPGVPVDTPEVRAALDMGIEVIGDIELFAREIADRKPCVVGITGSNGKSTVTTLVYDMLLTAGKSVAIGGNIGTPALDLLPQNADFFVLELSSFQLETTASLHCIAATCLNISEDHMDRYSDLNSYREAKLRLYPQSRFVMYNRDDELTYPIEPMNQNNFGLGVPEGDAWGLSDGKIFHGDSEIMNLNEVTLIGSHNHANLLAAMALADACGVGKESMIEVAKTFAGLSHRCELVGVKQGVTYINDSKATNVGATVAALEGLNSHLGDLYLIAGGDGKGSDFRPLAEPLSNITQLITLGRDGRKIAKLKSGAIEVTSMAEAVAKAAELASSGDIVLLSPACASLDMYKNFMARGDDFRQCVESLADGE, from the coding sequence ATGCAAACTCAATACACGCACATTGTTTTAGGCTTGGGGGCTACAGGGCTCTCGGTCGTGCGTTTTTTAGCGACTAAAGGCATCAAACCTTTAGTGATGGACAGTCGTCGTCATCCGCCTGGTGCAGATACCTTGGCGCAAGAGTTTGCCGATATTGAGTTATTAGCCGGTGGGTTTGATTGTCGTTATTTAGTTCAGGCTAGCCAAATTATCATTAGCCCAGGTGTGCCTGTTGATACGCCTGAAGTGCGTGCGGCATTAGATATGGGCATTGAAGTAATTGGTGATATTGAGTTATTTGCCCGAGAGATAGCGGATAGAAAACCGTGTGTTGTTGGTATCACTGGGTCAAATGGTAAATCTACAGTAACGACCTTAGTATATGACATGCTGCTAACGGCCGGTAAGTCGGTGGCTATTGGCGGCAATATTGGTACGCCAGCGCTGGATTTATTGCCTCAAAATGCTGATTTTTTTGTACTTGAACTGTCGAGTTTTCAACTTGAAACCACTGCTTCGTTACATTGTATTGCGGCTACATGCCTTAATATTAGCGAAGATCATATGGATCGCTATAGCGACCTAAACTCCTACCGCGAAGCAAAGTTACGTTTATATCCACAAAGCCGTTTTGTCATGTATAACCGCGATGATGAATTAACTTATCCAATTGAACCAATGAATCAAAATAATTTTGGTTTAGGCGTGCCTGAAGGTGATGCGTGGGGATTAAGTGATGGCAAGATTTTTCATGGTGATAGCGAAATTATGAATCTAAATGAAGTGACCTTAATTGGCAGTCATAATCACGCTAACTTATTAGCCGCAATGGCATTAGCGGATGCTTGCGGGGTTGGTAAAGAGTCCATGATTGAAGTGGCTAAAACCTTTGCTGGTTTAAGCCATCGTTGTGAGCTTGTCGGTGTGAAACAAGGTGTGACGTACATCAATGACTCCAAAGCGACTAATGTTGGCGCAACAGTTGCCGCACTGGAAGGGCTTAACTCGCATTTAGGCGATTTATACTTGATCGCTGGCGGCGATGGTAAAGGCAGCGATTTTCGTCCCCTTGCAGAACCGCTTTCCAATATTACTCAATTGATTACCTTGGGCCGAGATGGGCGCAAAATAGCCAAATTAAAATCAGGAGCTATCGAGGTCACATCGATGGCTGAGGCCGTTGCAAAAGCCGCTGAGTTAGCATCGTCTGGTGATATCGTATTATTGTCTCCGGCGTGTGCCAGCCTAGATATGTATAAGAACTTTATGGCTCGCGGTGATGATTTTAGACAATGTGTGGAGTCATTAGCCGATGGCGAATAA
- the ftsW gene encoding cell division protein FtsW, which yields MANNEQQLSLFKRGLNWTLPSLLSGEQTPDMPLYDRSFLVAIVGLMCFGFVMVMSASMPEATKLTGDPFYFMYRHVLYLVGCVVIAFVVLKFEVSYWEKNSGMLMLGVLVLLIAVLFIGTSVNGARRWLSIGPIRIQVAEMAKFVFIVYMAGYLVRRHGELRENRKGFYKPIGVYGLFAVLILLQPDLGTVVVLFVCTVSLLFLAGARITDFMVLVLLGVATFVLLVLFEPYRMRRVTSFMDPWEDPFGSGYQLTQSLMAYGRGDWFGQGLGNSIQKLAYLPEAHTDFIFAVIGEELGFIGIIMVLCALFFIAIRAIRLGNLCLKMQRPFESYVAYGVGIWVCFQTVVNVGASIGMLPTKGLTLPFISYGGSSLWIMTAAVMLLIRIDHERRVSLVQAVKGRTS from the coding sequence ATGGCGAATAACGAGCAGCAACTGAGCTTGTTTAAACGGGGCCTTAATTGGACTTTACCCTCGTTATTATCAGGTGAACAAACACCTGATATGCCATTGTATGACCGTAGTTTTCTCGTCGCAATAGTCGGTTTGATGTGTTTTGGCTTTGTCATGGTGATGTCCGCGTCAATGCCTGAAGCAACTAAGCTGACAGGCGATCCATTTTATTTTATGTACCGCCATGTGCTCTATCTTGTTGGCTGTGTGGTGATTGCATTTGTGGTGCTTAAGTTCGAAGTCAGCTATTGGGAAAAAAATAGCGGCATGTTGATGCTTGGAGTACTGGTCTTATTGATCGCTGTGCTGTTTATTGGCACATCGGTAAATGGTGCGCGTCGATGGTTGTCTATTGGTCCCATTAGGATCCAAGTCGCCGAAATGGCCAAGTTTGTATTTATTGTTTACATGGCGGGTTACTTAGTTCGTCGTCATGGTGAATTGCGTGAAAACCGTAAAGGCTTTTACAAACCGATTGGCGTTTACGGTTTGTTCGCTGTGTTGATCCTATTACAGCCCGATTTGGGTACTGTGGTCGTGTTGTTCGTGTGTACTGTAAGCCTACTTTTTTTGGCTGGTGCTCGCATTACTGACTTTATGGTGTTGGTGTTACTAGGCGTAGCAACATTCGTATTGCTGGTGTTATTTGAGCCTTATCGTATGCGACGAGTGACTTCGTTTATGGATCCATGGGAAGATCCTTTCGGCAGTGGTTATCAGTTAACGCAATCGTTGATGGCTTACGGTCGGGGTGATTGGTTTGGTCAGGGGCTAGGTAACAGTATTCAGAAGCTTGCTTATTTACCAGAAGCGCATACTGACTTTATCTTTGCGGTGATCGGTGAAGAACTCGGGTTTATCGGTATTATTATGGTGTTATGCGCACTGTTTTTCATTGCTATTCGTGCGATTAGATTGGGTAATTTATGTTTAAAAATGCAACGTCCTTTTGAAAGTTATGTCGCTTATGGTGTAGGCATTTGGGTGTGTTTTCAGACAGTCGTTAATGTGGGAGCCAGTATTGGTATGTTACCAACCAAAGGTCTTACGCTGCCGTTTATTAGTTATGGTGGCAGTAGTTTGTGGATTATGACCGCTGCGGTGATGTTGCTCATTAGGATCGATCATGAACGTCGAGTTAGTTTGGTACAAGCTGTAAAAGGGAGAACAAGTTAA
- the murG gene encoding undecaprenyldiphospho-muramoylpentapeptide beta-N-acetylglucosaminyltransferase — MNSNIGSSPKILIMAGGTGGHVFPALAVAKYLADKGWQVRWLGTADRMEARLVPQHGFDIEFIDIKGVRGNGLIRKLAAPFKIIRSIIQAKAVIDDFQPDVILGMGGFASGPGGVAGKLAGIPLVLHEQNAIPGLTNKLLSKIAKKVLCAFPNTFASNVANVEVVGNPIRQELIELGEHIKTPQADALRVLVVGGSLGAKVLNDVMPAVVAHLCKYHSLTVWHQVGKNNQASVKANYQQLGQSDSVNVAEFIDDMEAAYRWADVVVCRSGALTVSELAAVGLPSILVPYPHAVDDHQTVNASVLVDAGAGFLLPQTILNADNLAEKLQLFAENRQELALMGLKARGVAVLDATERVADICASFARKG, encoded by the coding sequence ATGAACAGTAATATTGGCAGTTCTCCTAAGATATTGATTATGGCTGGCGGTACGGGTGGGCATGTTTTCCCGGCACTAGCAGTAGCAAAGTACTTAGCTGACAAAGGTTGGCAAGTACGTTGGTTAGGTACAGCCGATCGTATGGAGGCTCGTCTCGTGCCACAGCATGGATTTGATATTGAATTTATCGATATTAAAGGTGTGCGAGGTAATGGGCTCATACGTAAGTTAGCGGCTCCGTTTAAAATTATACGTTCAATTATTCAAGCTAAAGCTGTGATTGATGACTTTCAGCCCGACGTCATTCTAGGGATGGGCGGGTTTGCCAGTGGCCCTGGTGGCGTGGCGGGTAAATTAGCTGGTATTCCGCTGGTGTTGCATGAGCAAAATGCCATTCCAGGATTAACCAACAAATTGCTGTCTAAGATTGCCAAAAAGGTTTTGTGTGCATTTCCTAATACCTTTGCCAGTAATGTGGCCAATGTTGAGGTGGTAGGCAATCCCATTCGCCAAGAGCTGATCGAGTTAGGCGAACACATTAAAACCCCACAAGCAGATGCGTTAAGGGTGCTAGTGGTGGGTGGCAGTTTAGGCGCAAAAGTATTGAATGACGTTATGCCAGCGGTGGTGGCTCATTTATGCAAATACCATTCACTGACAGTTTGGCACCAAGTGGGCAAAAACAACCAAGCAAGTGTCAAGGCTAACTACCAGCAGCTTGGGCAGTCCGACAGTGTCAATGTTGCTGAATTTATTGATGATATGGAAGCCGCTTATCGTTGGGCTGATGTCGTAGTCTGTCGATCAGGTGCTCTTACTGTATCAGAACTGGCTGCTGTGGGCTTACCGAGTATTTTAGTGCCATATCCACATGCAGTGGATGATCACCAAACCGTAAATGCATCGGTACTTGTTGATGCTGGCGCAGGATTTTTATTACCACAAACCATTTTAAATGCAGATAATCTTGCGGAAAAGTTGCAGTTATTTGCTGAGAATAGACAAGAACTTGCCCTGATGGGGCTTAAAGCAAGAGGTGTAGCAGTATTAGATGCCACTGAACGAGTAGCAGATATTTGTGCCTCATTTGCGAGAAAGGGTTGA
- the murC gene encoding UDP-N-acetylmuramate--L-alanine ligase has product MTKTEKYAQLRSMIPEMRRIKRIHFVGIGGAGMGGIAEVLVNEGYQVSGSDIAINSVTERLVSLGAKIIIGHQAQSVEQVDVVVVSTAINQQNPEIIAAKELRIPIVRRAEMLAELMRYRHGVAIAGTHGKTTTTSLIASVYGQAERDPTFVIGGLLNSAGTNARLGTSRYLIAEADESDASFLHLQPMVSVVTNIEADHMDTYGGDFEKLKTTFIDFLHNLPFYGVAVMCIDDEVIREIMPRIGRQVVTYGFSDDADVQAINFSQNGHQSSFTVKRHNKENLDIVLNLPGEHNVLNALAAIAVASEDDIDDSAIVQALAQFEGIGRRFQHLGEFETPNGNVMLVDDYGHHPSEVLATIKAARAGWPDKRLVMAYQPHRYSRTRDLYEDFVDVLSQVDCLLLLDVYAAGEAPIPGADGRALCRSIRLRGQIDPIFIASPDQLAAVLPDVLQHGDLFMTQGAGNIGSLSKELAQNNLGCKVLAEE; this is encoded by the coding sequence ATGACAAAGACAGAAAAATACGCACAGCTTCGTAGCATGATCCCTGAGATGAGACGGATCAAACGCATTCATTTTGTTGGCATTGGTGGTGCTGGCATGGGTGGGATTGCGGAAGTGCTAGTGAATGAAGGCTATCAAGTGAGCGGTTCGGATATTGCCATCAATAGTGTGACTGAACGTTTAGTCAGTTTGGGTGCGAAAATCATTATTGGCCATCAGGCCCAAAGTGTTGAGCAGGTTGATGTCGTCGTGGTTTCAACAGCGATTAACCAGCAAAATCCTGAGATTATCGCAGCCAAAGAATTACGTATTCCGATTGTACGTCGTGCAGAGATGCTAGCCGAGTTAATGCGCTATCGCCATGGTGTTGCCATTGCAGGTACTCACGGTAAAACCACCACTACTAGCTTAATTGCCAGTGTATATGGTCAAGCTGAACGCGACCCGACATTTGTCATCGGTGGCTTACTCAATAGTGCAGGTACCAATGCACGCTTAGGCACTAGTCGATACCTTATTGCTGAAGCAGACGAAAGTGATGCAAGCTTTTTACATTTGCAACCAATGGTGAGTGTGGTCACCAATATTGAAGCCGATCATATGGATACCTATGGTGGTGATTTTGAAAAGTTGAAAACCACCTTTATTGATTTTTTACATAACCTGCCGTTTTACGGTGTAGCCGTTATGTGTATTGATGATGAGGTTATTCGCGAAATCATGCCGCGTATTGGCCGACAAGTTGTGACCTATGGTTTTAGTGACGATGCCGATGTACAGGCGATTAATTTTTCTCAAAATGGCCATCAGTCAAGCTTTACGGTGAAACGTCACAATAAAGAGAATCTCGATATTGTGCTTAATTTGCCAGGCGAGCATAACGTACTTAATGCATTAGCTGCGATTGCGGTTGCCAGTGAAGACGACATTGATGATAGCGCTATTGTGCAAGCGCTTGCACAATTTGAAGGTATTGGTCGACGTTTTCAGCATTTAGGTGAATTTGAAACACCTAATGGCAATGTGATGCTAGTAGATGATTACGGTCATCATCCAAGTGAAGTATTAGCAACGATTAAAGCGGCTAGGGCTGGTTGGCCAGATAAGCGCCTAGTTATGGCATATCAGCCGCATCGATACAGCCGTACCCGTGATTTATATGAAGATTTTGTCGATGTGTTGTCGCAAGTAGATTGTTTATTATTATTAGATGTTTATGCCGCTGGTGAAGCGCCTATTCCCGGTGCGGACGGACGCGCTTTATGTCGCTCTATTCGCTTACGTGGCCAGATAGACCCTATTTTTATTGCCAGTCCAGATCAGCTAGCCGCGGTATTGCCTGATGTATTGCAACATGGTGATTTATTCATGACCCAGGGTGCAGGTAATATTGGTAGTTTATCGAAAGAATTAGCTCAGAATAATCTGGGTTGTAAAGTACTTGCTGAAGAGTAA
- a CDS encoding cell division protein FtsQ/DivIB — MSWSDKGRQLKHKLARVNWYFCTGVLFLFSVLGTVVWGGVKLHDLLNDADALPIEAVAIKGERIYTTDDEIKNALQSLMQSSFFSADVADVQKALEALPWVYHASVRREWPAKFKITLQEQQAVAHWNEVSWLNTNGEVFDALAHAEHDTLPKLYGPEGAEMEVLTSYKQLDELLTINQFKLASLRLSPRHAWHAVLANGIQIELGREDKMARIQRFINVYPTLKQSDKPVATVDLRYDTGFAVGWDDSEKESRQ, encoded by the coding sequence GTGTCGTGGAGCGATAAAGGGCGGCAACTAAAACATAAACTGGCTCGTGTTAATTGGTATTTTTGCACTGGCGTACTGTTTTTATTCAGTGTACTTGGCACCGTAGTATGGGGTGGGGTGAAATTGCATGATCTGCTCAATGATGCAGATGCATTACCAATTGAAGCGGTTGCCATTAAAGGCGAGCGAATTTATACCACCGATGACGAGATAAAGAACGCCTTGCAATCATTAATGCAAAGTAGTTTTTTTAGTGCCGATGTTGCGGATGTTCAAAAAGCATTAGAAGCTTTGCCGTGGGTTTATCATGCATCTGTTAGGCGTGAATGGCCGGCAAAGTTTAAGATCACTTTACAAGAGCAGCAAGCTGTAGCGCATTGGAATGAAGTGTCTTGGCTCAATACTAATGGTGAGGTTTTTGATGCGTTAGCGCATGCAGAACATGATACGTTACCTAAGTTATATGGCCCTGAAGGGGCTGAAATGGAAGTCTTGACCAGCTATAAGCAGTTAGATGAGTTATTGACGATAAACCAGTTTAAGTTGGCCAGTTTACGCCTAAGTCCACGTCATGCTTGGCATGCAGTATTGGCTAATGGCATTCAAATTGAACTTGGTCGAGAAGATAAAATGGCAAGGATACAACGCTTTATAAATGTGTATCCTACTTTGAAGCAGAGTGATAAACCCGTTGCAACCGTTGATTTACGTTACGATACCGGGTTCGCCGTAGGTTGGGATGATTCAGAAAAAGAGAGTCGACAATAA
- the ftsA gene encoding cell division protein FtsA — translation MTKNQERNLIVGLDIGTSKVAVIIGEVLPDGEISVIGLGNHPSRGMDKGGVNDLDSIVRSVQRALDQAELMADCQVASVYLSISGKHIACQNENGMVSINDEEVTQEDVDNVIHTARSVKIPTERRILHVLPQEYSIDVQDGIKSPIGMSGMRMEAKAHIVTCANDMAKNITKSVERCGLKVDDLVFSGIASADSVLTNDEKDLGVCIVDIGGGTTDIAVYTNGALRHCAVIPVAGNQVTSDIAKIFRTPLTHAEQIKVQFASARSSTVSREDSIEVPSVGGRPSRSMSRHTLAEVVEPRYQELFELVLKQLQDSGLEDQIAAGIVLTGGTSSISGAVEIAEATFGMPVRVASPLPVKGLYEYVDQPIYSTGIGLLHYGARRVIERQFERPERQGVTSFLNRVKSWFKGEF, via the coding sequence ATGACCAAAAATCAGGAAAGAAACCTCATCGTGGGGTTAGATATAGGGACATCCAAAGTCGCAGTGATCATTGGCGAAGTATTACCTGATGGTGAAATTAGTGTCATTGGTTTAGGTAATCATCCTTCTCGCGGTATGGACAAAGGCGGCGTAAATGACCTCGACTCTATCGTACGCAGCGTGCAGCGAGCGTTAGATCAAGCAGAGCTTATGGCAGATTGTCAGGTTGCCTCTGTGTATTTAAGCATTTCGGGTAAGCACATTGCTTGTCAAAATGAAAATGGCATGGTGTCGATTAACGACGAAGAAGTGACTCAGGAAGATGTTGACAACGTTATTCATACCGCGCGCTCGGTTAAGATCCCGACAGAACGTCGTATTTTACACGTATTACCACAAGAATATTCTATCGATGTTCAAGACGGGATTAAGAGCCCAATTGGCATGTCGGGCATGCGTATGGAAGCGAAAGCGCATATCGTGACCTGTGCCAATGATATGGCCAAAAATATTACTAAGAGTGTTGAACGCTGTGGGCTAAAAGTTGACGATTTAGTGTTTTCTGGTATCGCCTCCGCAGATTCAGTGCTCACAAATGATGAGAAAGATTTAGGTGTGTGTATTGTTGATATTGGTGGTGGAACAACCGATATTGCTGTATATACCAACGGCGCATTACGGCATTGTGCGGTGATCCCAGTAGCGGGTAACCAAGTTACCAGTGACATTGCCAAGATATTCAGAACGCCCTTAACGCATGCAGAACAAATTAAGGTGCAATTTGCCAGTGCCAGAAGTTCAACCGTCAGTCGTGAAGACAGTATTGAAGTACCATCAGTAGGTGGTCGACCTTCACGCAGCATGTCACGTCATACGCTGGCAGAAGTGGTAGAGCCAAGATACCAAGAATTGTTTGAGCTTGTGCTTAAGCAGTTACAAGATAGCGGATTAGAAGATCAAATTGCTGCAGGGATTGTACTTACCGGAGGAACGTCATCGATATCGGGTGCCGTTGAAATTGCAGAAGCAACCTTTGGTATGCCAGTTCGTGTTGCCTCTCCGCTACCAGTTAAAGGATTATACGAATATGTGGATCAACCAATCTATTCTACCGGAATAGGGTTGCTTCATTATGGCGCAAGGCGAGTTATCGAACGACAGTTCGAGCGACCTGAGCGACAAGGGGTTACCAGCTTTTTGAATCGGGTCAAAAGTTGGTTTAAAGGTGAATTTTAA
- the ftsZ gene encoding cell division protein FtsZ, with amino-acid sequence MFEIMDTHSDEAVIKVIGVGGGGGNAVEHMVKHSIEGVEFIVTNTDAQALRKSSAGSTIQLGRDVTKGLGAGANPDVGRQAAEEDRENIRAAIKGSDMIFIAAGMGGGTGTGAAPVVAEIAREEGILTVAVVTKPFPFEGKKRMAYAELGIAELAKHVDSLITIPNEKLLKVLGRGTSLLDAFAAANNVLLGAVQGIAELITRPGLINVDFADVKTVMSEMGNAMMGTGVARGDDRAEEAAEAAVASPLLEDIDLAGARGVLVNITAGMDITIEELETVGNHVKAYASDNATVVVGAVIDPEMSDELRVTVVATGIGAEKKPDIQLVSKPVARPEPVAIEPRPEPVDEVVSQQSYAAPKGNAVPQPQPAQRTDADYLDIPAFLRKQAD; translated from the coding sequence ATGTTTGAGATCATGGATACACATTCAGACGAAGCGGTGATTAAAGTCATCGGCGTCGGTGGCGGCGGCGGAAATGCTGTCGAACATATGGTAAAACACAGCATCGAAGGTGTTGAATTTATCGTCACAAATACAGATGCACAAGCACTACGTAAATCAAGTGCGGGTTCAACTATCCAGCTAGGGCGCGATGTTACTAAAGGCCTTGGTGCTGGCGCAAATCCTGATGTCGGTCGTCAAGCTGCTGAAGAAGATCGCGAGAACATTCGTGCAGCAATAAAAGGGTCTGACATGATCTTTATCGCTGCAGGCATGGGCGGTGGTACCGGTACCGGTGCTGCACCAGTCGTGGCTGAAATTGCGCGTGAAGAAGGTATTCTAACGGTTGCTGTTGTGACTAAGCCTTTTCCTTTTGAAGGGAAAAAGCGTATGGCATATGCAGAACTTGGTATTGCTGAATTAGCTAAACATGTGGATTCGTTAATTACGATCCCAAATGAAAAGTTATTAAAAGTATTGGGTCGTGGTACATCACTACTTGATGCCTTTGCTGCAGCTAACAACGTATTACTGGGTGCCGTTCAAGGTATTGCAGAGCTTATTACTCGCCCAGGTCTTATCAACGTCGATTTCGCCGATGTGAAAACAGTGATGTCTGAAATGGGTAATGCCATGATGGGTACTGGTGTTGCTCGTGGTGATGATCGTGCAGAAGAAGCTGCAGAAGCTGCCGTTGCCAGTCCATTACTAGAAGATATCGATTTAGCTGGTGCTCGTGGCGTGCTAGTCAACATTACTGCTGGTATGGATATCACTATTGAAGAGCTTGAAACAGTGGGTAACCATGTTAAAGCTTACGCATCTGATAACGCTACAGTTGTTGTTGGTGCTGTGATTGATCCTGAAATGAGTGATGAATTACGTGTAACTGTTGTTGCTACTGGTATTGGCGCTGAGAAAAAGCCAGACATTCAGCTAGTGTCTAAGCCTGTTGCTCGTCCAGAACCTGTTGCGATAGAACCTCGTCCAGAACCCGTTGATGAAGTTGTATCACAACAAAGCTATGCTGCGCCAAAAGGTAATGCTGTACCACAGCCTCAACCAGCGCAACGTACTGATGCTGATTATCTTGATATTCCAGCATTCTTACGTAAGCAAGCGGATTAA